A portion of the Leptospira terpstrae serovar Hualin str. LT 11-33 = ATCC 700639 genome contains these proteins:
- the cueR gene encoding Cu(I)-responsive transcriptional regulator, whose protein sequence is MNIGELSKESGVSTKLIRHYEGIGLIPEAGRTENGYRSYSSDDIHYLRFIKRSRELGFPLEDIKSLLGLWKNKSRSSKQVKLLAEKHLNELDLKLKQLKDMSDTLKNLVKHCHGDHRPDCPILKKLEQN, encoded by the coding sequence ATGAATATTGGAGAACTTTCCAAAGAATCAGGAGTCAGCACAAAACTCATTCGCCATTACGAAGGCATTGGTTTGATTCCCGAAGCGGGCCGAACTGAGAACGGATACAGATCTTATAGTTCTGATGACATTCATTATTTACGGTTTATCAAAAGATCGAGAGAACTTGGATTTCCTTTAGAAGATATTAAAAGTTTACTTGGGCTTTGGAAAAATAAATCGCGAAGCAGCAAACAAGTAAAACTGCTAGCAGAAAAACATTTAAACGAATTGGATTTAAAACTAAAACAATTAAAAGATATGTCAGATACTTTGAAAAACCTCGTCAAACATTGTCATGGTGACCATAGACCCGATTGTCCAATTCTAAAAAAATTAGAACAAAATTAA